GCGAAAGTCCGGCACGCCGTCCGGCAGCTTGGCGCGCTTGACCCGGTCATACACCCGCTGGGCCACCGGCAGCTGTTGCAGCTGGCGGCGCAGGTCGTCGATCAGGCGCTGGTCCAGGCGCGCGTTCGGTGGGTGTTTTTCGAACAGCGCCTGCAGGTGCCCGGTCAGGGCCTGACGCTGGTCCGGCGGCAGGTCGCGGGCCAAGGTGTGATCCCAGTCCAGGGTGATCCAGGCCTTGATGAAGTCCGGGTCGTAGTGCTCGCTGTCCGCCAGCATCAGGTAGGCCTTGAGCCCCTCGTAGAGGAAGTCCGAGTTGCCGCCGCTGTGCAGTTGCTCTTCGATGCGGGTCATCAGCCGTGGGGCGAACACCGCCACCAACAGCTTGCGATAGACGCTGGCGGACTCGGCTTCGAGCATGTCGCCCTGGTACAGGCCCAGGCCTTCGGCCCAGCCCGGGGCGTCGCCGGCCAGGTGGCGGGTGGCGTTGAGCAGCGGCAGCACCGCCAGCACATCGCGCTGGGCCGGGCTGAGGTTCTGCACGTCCTGGCGCACCGGGCCGACGCGCTGGTCGACCTGGGCAATGTAGGCCTGGTTGGCCCTGTAGCTGATGATCCACAAGGTGCTGACCACCAGCACCAGGGCTACGGTGCCAGCCAGGGCGCCACGGGCGATCCATTTGCGCCGGCGCTCGACCTTGGGGTTGACCCCCACCAGCCCGCGCTCGGCAAAGGCCACGGCACTGAACAGCTTCTCGATGAAGTAGCTGCGCCCGGTGCCGGTCTGCCGCGCCAGGTGCTGGCGGTCCAGGTTCATGCTCTGGGCCATGGCGCCGATCAGGCGGTCGATCGGGCTGCCTTCCTGGGTGCCGCTGGTGAAGTACACCCCGCGCAGCAGTACCCGCTCTTCGAAGGCATTGGGCTTGAACACCCCTTCCAGGAAGCTCTGCAAGGATTCCTTGAGCGCTGCGAACTGCTGCGGGAAGCCGTAGATCAGGTCGCGCCGCGCCGGGTCGCGTTCCTGCTGCAGGCGTTCCACCAGGCGCTCGTTGAGCCGCTGCTCCAGGGCCGCCAGTTCCGCCGGCAGGTGGGCCAGGGGGCTGTCACCGCTCTTGCCGTCGTCCAGGGCGAAGGTCATGCCCCAGACCTGGGCCCGCTCTTCCTTGCTCAGGGAGTCGAAGAACTCCATGAAACCCGGCACCAGATCGAGCTTGGTGAGCATCAGGTAGATCGGGAAGCGCACTCCCAGCTGGGTGTACAGCTCCTGGATCCGCAGGCGGATCGCTGCGGCGTGGGCAGCGCGCTCCGCTTCGCTGCCGAGCAACAGGTCGGAGAGGCTGATGGCAACGAAGGCGCCATCGATCGGCCGCCGCGAGCGCTGGGTTTTCAGCAGGTCGAGAAAGCCCAGCCAGGCTGCCTTGTCCACCGTGGCATGGCTGTCCTGAGTGGTGTAGCGGCCGGCGGTATCGAGCAGCACGGCCTGGTCGGTGAACCACCAGTCGCAGTTGCGGGTGCCGCCCACGCCGCGTACGGCACCGGCGCCCAACTGGGCGGCCAGGGGGAAATGCAGGCCGGAATTGACCAGTGCGGTGGTCTTGCCGGAACCCGGCGGACCGATGATCACGTACCACGGCAGCTCGTAGAGATTGCGTCGCTCGTCACCGCCGAGCTTGGCCTTCTTCAGCAGCGCCAGGGCTTCGTCCATGCGCTGGCGCAGGGCGGCCAGTTCCTCGGCAGTGGCCACGCTGTCCGGGTCCGGCGGGGTGTCGGCGGCCAGGCTCTGCAAGACCTTGGCCGCATGCCGACGGGTCTGGATGATGCAAAACACCCGGTAGCCGATCCACAGCGCGAAGATGAAAATGATCAGCGCCCAACGCCGGCCTTCCGGTACCAGGAACTCCAGCAACGGGCCAATGAACCAGATGATCAGGCTCAGGGCGATCAGCCCCAGCAGCGGGATCACCCAGCGAATCACAAAACTGAAAAACGCCTTCACTCGACCCCCTCCGCCAATACGCTGATTTCTACCCGACGATTACGTGCCCGCCCTTCGGCGGTGGCATTGGTTGCCAGCGGCTCGGTGTCACTGCGGCCTTCGGCGCTGAAGCGCTCCGGCTGCCCGGTCTTCGCCGCGAGGATCTGCAACACCGACTCGGCGCGGGCCTGGGACAGCTTCCAGTTGGACGGGAAGCGCAAGGTGGCGATCGGTCGGTTGTCGCTGTGGCCGGTGATCCGCACCTGGCCCTTGACCTTGCGCACCGCGTCGGCGATGCGCAGCATCAGCGGCTGGTAGTCGTCGAGGATGCTGGCGCTGGCCGAGGCGAACAGCTCGTCGCCACGGATGGTCACCACCGAACGATCGACGGCGTCTTCCACCGCCACCCGCCCGGCCTTGATGTCCTCGGCGAGGAAGCCCGCCAGGCGCGGACGCTCGACAATCTTCGGCTGGATCACCGGGCGGTCCAGGGTCTGCACCGGGATCTCGCCCAGGGCATGGATGTTCTTGAACACCGGCTCGGCGTCCGCCGCCAGTTTCAGGCGCAGGCCGAACAGCAGCGCCAGGAGCAGGGCCACGCCGATGGCGATGCCGACCCAAGGCGGCATGAACTGGGCCAGCCGGTCACGAGCCACGCTGACCCCGCGCCAGTGTGGCGACAGCTCGCGCTCGTGCTCGCCACGGGCGCTGCGGATGGTGGCCGCGGTGCGCTCGCGCAGGGCCTCGAGCTGGCTGCGGCCATCGATCATCACCCGGTAGCGGCCTTCGAAACCCAGGCACATGCACAGGTACAACAGCTCCAGCAGGTACAGGCGCTCGCGCGGGCTTTGCAGGCAGTGCTCCAGCAGCTGGAAGACCTTCTCGCCGCCCCAGGCCTCGTTGTGCACGGTGATCAGTAGGCTCTGCTTGCCCCAGTCGCTGGTGCTGCCCCAGGGCGTGCTCAGCACGGCTTCATCCAGGGCAGTACAGAGCGCATAGCGCGCCAGCAGCACGTCGTTGCGCGGCACGCCGGCGGCTTCCGCGCGCTCCTCGAACTGGCGCAGGTAGGCCAGCAGTTGCGCCCTCAGGCTGGCCGGCGCCGGGTGCGCCAGGGTGCTGCGCAACCTTGTGAGCAAGGCCAGCAGCGGGCCCGCGGCGCTTTCCAGGGGGTTCAGGCCACGGGCCTGGCCGGCCGGCAGCGGCGCCGCTGGCATGGCCAGCGACGGCGCGGGCGCAGCAGCCGGGCGCCCGGGCTCGGGAGCACGGCCACCGGGGCGCGGCATGAATTGGGTACGGTCGTTGGGCGGGGACGGCTGCCCTGGCGAATCGTCGAAAGGATGCATCGCGACTTATCCTCGAATGGCCCAGAAGGCCAGGTTCAAGCCCGGGAATTCTCCCGCGACGTGGAACGCGAAGCCGCCGGAGTGAACCAGTTGTTTCCAGTGCTCGCTGCCACGGTCCAGCTCGTAGTAGGTCGAGCCTGCGTGGTACGGCAGTTGCCGCGGCGCCACCGGCAGCGGCAGCAGGCCGATGCCCGGCAGCTGCAGGTTGACCAGGTCGCGGATGTGCTCCACCGAACCCACCTTGCTCTGCTGGGCAAAGCGCCCGCGCAGGGTTTCGCCCGGCACGTCGGCACGCACCACCAGGATGAAGCTGGCGTTCTCCAGCAGGGTGCGGTCGGCCAGCATCGCCACGTGTACGCCGTAGGCTTTCTCGACGATGGGGATCGGCGTTGCCTTGCTGTCGATCAGCATCGACAGCGCTTCACGCAGGGCCTGCATCACCGGGGCGAAACTCATGGCCAGCTCATCGTGCTGGTACTGCGGGTATTGCTCAGGGCGCCGGGCGCTGTGGGTGAAGGTCGAGAACTCGCCGGCCAGGCTCACCAGCTCGCTGAACAGGCGCTCGGGGTGCAGCGGGCTGATCTGGCTCAGGTGGTTGACCAGGGGCTGGGCGCGGTTCACCAGTTGCAGGAGCATGAAGTCGGCGATTTCCGAAGCGCCCCCCGCGCCCGATGCCACCACGCGCCCGGCCAGGGCCTCGCCGCGCTGGTGCAGCAGGCCCAGCAGCTCGCTGCGAAAGGCGCTCAACGGCTTGGACGCGGCCACGTCCAGCACCGGCGGAATGTAGCTGTCGTCCAGCACCAGAGCACGGTCGGCGCGTTTCTCCTTGACCCGCACCACGCCAATGGCGGCGTAGTCGCTGAGGCCGTCCTGGGCGGTGAGCAGGCGCAGGGCCCGAGAGCCCACGGCCACCGGCGCGCGGTTCTCGAACGGTGCGTTGTCGTCACGCACCTCGCGCACCTGGCTCAGGTAGCGGGCACCGCCCAGCTCTTCGCCCTCGTCCACGGTGTCCCGGGCGCCGGCGCGCTTGAGGGGCAGCGCCAGGTACACCAGGCCGTCACGCAGGTTGTCGTCGATGCACAACGGGCTGGGCGCCAGGTCGTCATGGGGAATGTTGAACGGCGTGCCGTCAGGCAGCAGGCCACGGGCGCTGACGATGGCCAGCTTGCCCTGGGCCAGCAGGCCCTGATCGATACGCAGCTCGGAGAACCCCCAGGCTCCCGTCGACAGCGGGCGGCTGCGGGCGTCGATGAGGTTTTCCAGGTAACGGTCATGCTGCTGGAAGTGCTGGGTTCCAATGAACATGCCTTCCGACCAGACCACGCGATTGTTCCAGGACATGGTTGCTCCGATTGCCTATTGGGCAGGGCTGGATGGGGATGCCACGAGCTCGGCGCTGACCGCGCGGACGTCGAGGACGATCTGATATTGGTTGCTCAGGCGCTGCGCGGTGTTGACCCCGACCCGCCACAGGGCCTGGTCCACTTCGCGATAGCCCACCAGCAGGCCGACCTGACGGGTGGCCGGGTCCAGGGTGCGCTTGAGGGTGAACTGGTCGCCGGGCTTGACCAGCACTTCATCCTGGTCGATCAGGTCCGGGCCGAGGGTAGCCGGCGCCCGCTCCGCCAGGGCGAAGTAGTCGGCGCGCATGAAGGTGGCCGGATTCTTCAGCTCGAAGATCCGTACCCGCACCGGCGTGCTCTGGCCATCAGGCCCGGGGTTGAGCCCGCTGACCGCCTGGAAATGCAGCTCCACAGTCGTGGCGCCGGGCGCTTCCTTGGCCGGTTCGCCGGGAGGTGGTGTGTCCTTGGCACAGGCCGCCAGTACCAGCATGGCAACCAATGTCAGCAATCGTTGAATCATCCTGCGTCCTCAATGACGTATCAGCTGTCCGTGTATCCGTGTTTTTCGGGTGTTCCAGGCGCGCTCAGGAACGGCGCAGCCGGTGGGTGTGTTCTTCATAGGCGCGGCTGAACTCACGACCGAAGAGGTCCTGGAAATCGTCCTGGGCCTCTTGGGAAATCTGTTTGTAGAGTGCAGTGAACTGCTGCCAGTTCTGCGCCTGGCGCGAGCCGCTGAACAGGTTGCCCAGGCCGCCGGGGCGAGCCATGCGAGCTTCCAGTTCAGTGGGCTCGAAGCGCCCCAGCAGGTGCTTGATGGCCGCTTCCACACCGGCCATGACCGCCAGCTGGTGCGCCCGCAGGTCATCGAAACTGTCCTGCACGGCCTGATCCGGAGCCATGAATGCCTGGTTGCTGTGACGCAGCAGCAGGAGCATCGCCTCGTCCACATTGGGGGCGAACTTCAGCGGGTTGTTTTCCACCGGGCGGATCATCGTCTGCTGCATGCGGAACTCGCCCTTGAGGCTGCTGCGGGCACGCAACACATCGATCAGGCCCTCGACCATCAACCGGTAGCTGCGACCCAGGCTTTCCATCTGGGCCTGGGCCTGCTGCGGCTCGATACGCAGTTGATCGAGCCCGGCCCCGCGCAGGAAGGCCTGGAGCAGATCCCCCTGGGGGGCGACCGGGGCCGGCGCGGGCGTGACAACAGGAGCCAGCTCCACTTCGGAAACCACCGGTGCCACGGGCGCCTGGGCGATCGGCTGCGGCTGCGGCTGCGGCTGCGGCTGCGGCTGCGCGGGTTCTGCCGCGAACGAGGCCTGGTGGGCAATCGGCGCGGCAGCAACCACCGGCGGGGCAACCACGGGCGGCGCACTGGGCACTGGCGCAGGGCTTGCGGGCGTCGAGCCGAACAGGTCCCAGTCCTCCGGAATCACCGCCCCGCCCTGGGGCGCCGATGGCTCAGGCGGTGCCACGGGCTGGGGCACCGCGGTGGGGGTCGGCGGGCGAAAATCGTGCTGCTCGGCCGGCACGTGGTCCGGCTGGGTGGCCGGCGGGGTCGCGCTGGGGGCGAGAAAGTCGAACAGATCGGGAAAGGTGTCCTGGGCCGAGGCACCCTGGAAGTGCGCCACCGGGGCCATGGAAATCGGTTCGATGGGGGTCGGCGAAGCCGCCTGACGCCCCATCAGCGCCTCGAAACTATTGGAGCTGTCCCCGGAAAAGGGTTCAGCCCCCGGGCGGTTCAGACTGAAATCGATGCGCGCACTGATTTCATAATCGCCAATGCGAATAACCTCGCCATCTTCCAGAGGCTCGCTGCTACCCCGGCGCATACGAATACCGGCACGGACTAACTCCACACCATTAGTACTGTTATCGGTCAAATAATAACGGCCATCCTTGTATTGGATGACACAGTGCCGCGCGGAAACTAAGCGTTCGGGATCAGGAAGTACCCAGTCATTATCGGAACTGCGGCCAATTGCCATCATTCCCTGGTCCATTAGTTTTTCAGGGCATTGACCAGGGGTAATCTTGTGATAACTAGTGATAGTCAAACACAGCGACATCGCGCCTCCTTGCTGTACTTCCGCGTGCGAACCGGCGAAGGGAAAAAAGTTCCGTGAAAAAATGAAAAGTCCGCAAAAAATCCTTTAAACAGCGCCGTTCACAGCATGATCGCTTAACTTAAACTACACGCATGACAAAAGCTTTTCGTACCGCCCCGATCTGACTCGCCGGTCAAGGAGCTATAAGGCGACATAACACTGTCATGCGGGGCGAATAGCTTACCTTGACAAGGCACAACTACTACACCAAAAATGCACAACTTCTTGAACACGGATGATGGCTCACTAGTATCAACGAGTCCATATAAACCAAGAAATGTGCGCGAGTTCACAAACAAACTAGTGCATTAATTGCCTGACTGTCCTGCAGGCTGATAGGGAGATCAAACCAGGTGGATGTACCGATGTTGCTCGCCGCGGTTTCAGCAACTTCGCCTTGTGGCGAAGACCTGGAATATGACGCGGATTTCTTGCACTTGGAGCGGGCCGCACAGGGCCAGCCCGAGCGCAGCATGGGCGACTCGATCCTGCCGGCCGAGCCGCCGGACTGGCGCAGCATCCAGCAACAGAGCCTGGACCTGCTGGCGCGCAGCAAAGACCTGCGCATCACCCACTTCCTCCTGCAGAGCACCCTGGCCCTCGAAGGCCTGCCGGGCCTGGCCACCAGCCTCGAACTGATCGACGGCCTGCTCCGGGATTACTGGGCGGACCTGCATCCGCGCCTGGACGCCGACGACGACAACGACCCCACGGTGCGTATCAACGCCCTGGCCGGCCTGGCGTCCGACACCACCATCGGCCTGCTCCGCGAAGCCATCCTGACCCGTTCCCGGACCTTCGGCCCGGTGAGCCTGCGAGCCGCGCTGAACGCCGCCGGCCTGCAGCACTTTTCCGGCGAGAGCCTGGGCTCCGACCACCTGGCCGGCGCCCTGCAAGACAGCGACCCCGAGCACCTGGATGCGATTCGCAGCGCCTTGAACGCAGCCCGCTCGGCGGCCGAAAGCATCGAGAAACAGGTCAGCGAACAAGTAGGCTCGGCCAGCGGTGTAGACCTCACGGCCCTCAAGCAACCCCTGCGCCTGGCGCTGCAGGTGCTGGGCCAGCACGCCCCGCAAGGCGCGCAGAACGCGGTCGAGGAACACGCCGATGGGCCGTCCACCGAAGAGCCCGGTGCGCCCGCAGCGCCAGCCCCGGTACGGATTTCCGGCGAGATCAGCAGCCGCGAAGACGTGCTGCGCAGCCTTGACCGGCTGCTGGCCTACTACAGCCGCCACGAGCCTTCGAGCCCGTTGCCGGTGCTGCTCAACCGGGCCAAGAACCTGGTCAACGCCGACTTCGCGGCCATCGTGCGCAATCTGATTCCCGACGGCATGTCCCAATTTGAAAACCTGCGCGGCCCTGAATCCGACTAACCCCGGAACAACCGAGCAGTATCGTCAGCGGCAACCACCGACCGACGCCAACACCGTCGCAGCAGCGACCAGGAGCACAACGTGGCGAAGCAAAGTTCTCAAAAGTTCATCGCGCGCAACCGCGCGCCCCGGGTGCAGATCGAGTACGACGTCGAACTCTACGGCGCCGAGAAAAAGGTCCAGCTGCCCTTCGTCATGGGCGTGATGGCCGACCTCGCCGGCAAGCCCGTGGAGCCCCTGGCGGCCGTGGCCGATCGCAAGTTCCTGGAAATCGACGTCGATAACTTCGACTCGCGCCTCAAGGCCATGCAGCCTCGGGTGGCCTTCCACGTGCCCAACGAACTGACCGGCGAAGGCAACCTGAGCCTGGACATCACCTTCGAGAGCATGGACGACTTCAGCCCGGCGGCCGTGGCGCGCAAGGTCGATTCGTTGAACCAGTTGCTGGAAGCCCGCACCCAGCTGGCCAACCTGCTGACCTACATGGACGGCAAGACCGGCGCCGAAGAAATCATCATGAAAGCCATCAAGGATCCGGCGTTGCTCCAGGCCCTGGCCAGTGCGCCAAAGCCTGCTGACTCCGAGCCGAACGCGTAAATCAGGACCAACGATCATGACCGAATTGATGCGTGACAATCAGGCGCAACCCGGCGCCACCGAGCAGGCCAGCGAATTCGCATCGCTGCTGCTGCAGGAATTCAAGCCCAAGACCGAGCGTGCTCGCGAAGCCGTGGAAACCGCGGTGCGGACCCTGGCCGAACAGGCCCTGGCGCAGACCGACCTGGTGTCCAACGACGCCATCAAGTCGATCGAGTCGATCATCGCCGCCATCGACGCCAAGCTCACCGCCCAGGTCAACCAGGTGATCCATCACCCGGAATTCCAGAAGCTGGAAAGCGCCTGGCGCGGCCTGCACTACCTGGTGAACAACACCGAGACCGACGAGCAGCTCAAGATCCGCGTGCTCAACATCTCCAAGCCGGAGCTGCACAAGACCCTGAAGAAATTCAAGGGCACGGCCTGGGACCAGAGCCCGCTCTTCAAGAAGATGTACGAAGAGGAATACGGCCAGTTCGGCGGCGAGCCTTACGGCTGCCTGGTGGGCGACTACTACTTCGACCAGTCGCCACCGGATGTCGAGCTGCTGGGCGAGCTGTCCAAGGTTTGCGCCGCCATGCACTCGCCGTTCATCGCCGCGGCTTCGCCGACCGTGATGGGCATGGGCTCGTGGCAGGAACTGTCGAACCCGCGCGACCTGACCAAGATCTTCACCACCCCGGAATACGCCGGCTGGCGCTCGTTGCGTGAATCGGAAGACTCGCGCTACATCGGCCTGACCATGCCGCGCTTCCTGGCGCGCCTGCCATACGGCGCCAAGACCGACCCGGTGGAAGCCTTCGCCTTCGAGGAAAACACCGACGGCGCCGACAGCTCCAAGTACACCTGGGCCAACGCCGCCTACGCCATGGCCGTGAACATCAACCGTTCGTTCAAGCATTTCGGCTGGTGCTCGCGGATCCGCGGCGTGGAGTCCGGCGGCGAGGTGGAAAACCTCCCGGCCCACACCTTCCCCACCGACGACGGTGGCGTGGACATGAAGTGCCCGACCGAGATCGCCATCTCCGACCGTCGTGAAGCGGAACTGGCGAAGAACGGCTTCATGCCACTGCTGCACAAGAAGAACACCGACTTCGCCGCCTTCATCGGCGCCCAGTCGCTGCAGAAGCCGGCCGAATACGACGACCCGGACGCCACCGCCAACGCCAACCTGGCCGCGCGCCTGCCGTACCTGTTCGCCACTTGCCGCTTCGCTCACTACTTGAAGTGCATCGTGCGCGACAAGATCGGCTCCTTCAAAGAGAAGGACGAGATGCAGCGCTGGTTGCAGGACTGGATCCTCAACTACGTCGACGGTGATCCGGCGCACTCCACCGAAACCACCAAGGCCCAGCACCCACTGGCCGCGGCGGAAGTGGTGGTCGAGGAAGTCGAAGGCAACCCCGGCTACTACAACTCGAAGTTCTTCCTGCGCCCGCACTACCAGCTCGAAGGGCTGACCGTGTCGTTGCGCCTGGTATCCAAACTGCCGTCCGCCAAGGGCGCCTAACCCATAACCGACTCAAACCTGCGGCCGCAGCCACAGGCCGCGCGAGGTCCACAGGGCCTCGCGCAGCGGCGACAGAAGCTGAATCAACATCGTGGCAAGTGCCACACAGGGAGAAAACATGGCTGTTGATATTTTCATCAAGATCGGTGACATCAAGGGCGAGTCCATGGACAAAGCCCACAAGGACGAAATCGACGTGTTGAACTGGAGCTGGGGCATGTCCCAGTCCGGCAACATGCACGTTGGCGGTGGCGGCGGCGCGGGCAAGGTGAACATCCAGGACCTGTCGCTGACCAAGTACGTGGACAAGGCATCGCCGAACCTGATGATGCATTGCTCCAGCGGCAAGCACATCGACAAGGTGCGCCTGACCGTGCGCAAGGCCGGCGGCGAAAGCCAGGTCGAGTACATGATCATCGACCTGGAAGAAGTGCTGATCACTTCGCTGAGCACCGGCGGTTCGGGCAGCGATGACCGCCTGACCGAAAACATCACCCTGAACTTCGCTCAGGTGATGGTCGAGTACCAGCCGCAGAAAGCCGACGGCACCAAGGACGGCGGCCCGATCAAGTACGGCTGGAACATCCGCTCCAACACCAAGCGCTGATCCGCTTCGGTCGCTGCCCTGTGGCGGCGACCGGCCCGGCCCTCGCGTTGCGCCTGGCGCAACGCGAGGACGGTTGGCCAGGACCGCGTCCTCGTGAGTCTTTGGTTATGCCCCTTTTCGTGACGTCATGCCTGCGCAATCCGATCCTGGAGCGAACCCCTTGGTAACCGACATCGCCGCCCGCGATCGCTTGCAACCCTCCCTGCTGGATCGTCTGACCGACGATGAACCCGGCAACCTGAAAGAAAGCCCGGACAAACGCGTGCTGTCCCTGAGCCAGCTCAAGGCCTCGGTACTGCGCGACCTGGCATGGCTGCTCAACACCACTTCCCTGCTGGAAGCCGACGCCACCCTGCACACCCCCGCCGGTACTTCGGTGGTCAACTACGGCCTGCCGGCCCTGGCCGGGTACAGCGCTTCGAGCATCGATATCCCGGCCCTGGAGGCGCTGATCCACCAGGCCATCGCCACCTTTGAGCCGCGCATCCTGCGCAGCACCCTGCGGGTACGCGCACGCACCGCGCCCGGGGAAATGAACCACAACGCCCTGAGCTTCGAGATCGAAGGCGACCTCTGGGCCCAGCCGATGCCCCTGCGCCTGCTGCTGCAAACCGACATGGACCTGGAATCGGGCCACGTACGAGTAGTGCACGCCGACTCCCGGAGGCGCTCATGAACCCGCGCCTGCTGGAGCTGTACAACCAGGAACTGCACCACGTGCGCGAAAGCGCCGCGGAGTTCGCCAAGGAATTCCCGAAGATCGCCAGCCGCCTGACCCTGTCGGGCATGGACTGCGCCGACCCCTATGTCGAGCGCCTGCTGGAGGGCTTCGCCTACCTGACTGCCCGGGTGCAGCTCAAGCTCGACGCCGAGTACCCGACCTTCACCCACAACCTGCTGGAGATCGCCTACCCGCACTACCTGGCACCGACCCCGTCGATGACCGTGGTGCAGTTGCAGGCCGATCCCGACGAAGGTTCCCTGAGCAGCGGCTTCACCCTGGAGCGCGACACCAGCCTGCGCGCCGCCCTGGGCCGCGATACCCAGACCTGCTGCGAATACCGCACCGCGCACTCGGTGACCCTGTGGCCACTGCAAGTGGCCCAGGCCGAATACTTCGGCAACCCGTCGGCAGTGCTCGGGCGCCTGGCCGCCAGCGAGCCCAGGGCCAAGGCCGGGCTGCGCCTGACCCTGCGCACCGGCGCCGAACTGCCGTTCAACAGCCTGGCCCTGGACGAGTTGCCGCTGTACCTGAACGGCAATGACGAACAGCCGTTCCGCCTCTACGAACAACTGCTGGGCAACGTCTGCGCGGTGTTCGCCCGGGCCCCGGGCGGCGACTGGGTCGAGCGCCTGCCCCCGGACGCCCTGCGCTCGCGCGGTTTCGACGACCGCGACGCGGCGCTGCCGGTGGTGCCCCAGGCCTTCCAGGGCTACCGCCTGCTGCAGGAATACTTCGCCCTGCCCAACCGCTTCCTGTTCGTCGAATTCGCCCAGCTGGGGCGCGCGGTCCAGCGCTGCGCCGGCCAGGAGCTGGAGCTGATCGTGCTCTTCGAGCGCTTCGACCAGAGCCTGGAAGGCAGCGTCGGCACCGCTCAGTTCGTGCCCTTCTGCACCCCGGCGATCAACCTGTTTCCCAAGCGCCTGGACCGTATCCACCTGTCCGACCGGGTCAACGAGCACCATGTGATCGCCGACCGCACCCGACCGATGGATTTCGAGGTCCACTCGCTGACCGCCATCAGCGGCCACGGCACCGGCCCGGAACAGCCGTTCCTGCCGTTCTACGCCGTGCGCGATCCATCCCGCTACGGCCGCGACCAGTCCTACTACATCGTCCGGCGCGAGCCGCGGGTGCTGTCCAGCGACCAGCGTCGCAACGGCCCGCGCTCCACCTACATCGGCAGCGAATCCTTCGTCAGCCTGGTGGACAGCCAGCAGGCGCCCTATCGCCACGACCTGCGCCAGCTCGGGGTCAGCGCGCTGTGCACCAACCGCGACCTGCCACTGTTCATGAACACCGGCAACGGCAAGACCGACTTCACCCTGGCCGACAGCGCCCCGGTACAGGCCATCCGCTGCCTGGCGGGCCCGAGCCGGCCGCGCCCCAGCCATGCCCACGACGGCAAGGCCTGGCGCCTGATCAGCCAGCTATCGCTGAACTACCTGTCCCTGAGCGAACAGGGCCAGGGCGCGGCGGCCCTGCGCGAACTGCTGCGGTTGTACGGCGACAGCAACGACGCGGCCCTGCAGTTGCAGATCGAGGGCCTGCGGGAAGTCAGCAGCAAGGCGGTGACCCGGCGCCTGCCGATGCCCGGGCCGATCGTCTTCGGCCGGGGCCTGGAGATCACCCTGGAGTTCGATGAAAACGCGTTCCGCGGCACCGGGGTGTTTCTGCTCGGCGCGGTATTCGAGC
The DNA window shown above is from Pseudomonas protegens CHA0 and carries:
- the tssC gene encoding type VI secretion system contractile sheath large subunit, giving the protein MTELMRDNQAQPGATEQASEFASLLLQEFKPKTERAREAVETAVRTLAEQALAQTDLVSNDAIKSIESIIAAIDAKLTAQVNQVIHHPEFQKLESAWRGLHYLVNNTETDEQLKIRVLNISKPELHKTLKKFKGTAWDQSPLFKKMYEEEYGQFGGEPYGCLVGDYYFDQSPPDVELLGELSKVCAAMHSPFIAAASPTVMGMGSWQELSNPRDLTKIFTTPEYAGWRSLRESEDSRYIGLTMPRFLARLPYGAKTDPVEAFAFEENTDGADSSKYTWANAAYAMAVNINRSFKHFGWCSRIRGVESGGEVENLPAHTFPTDDGGVDMKCPTEIAISDRREAELAKNGFMPLLHKKNTDFAAFIGAQSLQKPAEYDDPDATANANLAARLPYLFATCRFAHYLKCIVRDKIGSFKEKDEMQRWLQDWILNYVDGDPAHSTETTKAQHPLAAAEVVVEEVEGNPGYYNSKFFLRPHYQLEGLTVSLRLVSKLPSAKGA
- the tssB gene encoding type VI secretion system contractile sheath small subunit yields the protein MAKQSSQKFIARNRAPRVQIEYDVELYGAEKKVQLPFVMGVMADLAGKPVEPLAAVADRKFLEIDVDNFDSRLKAMQPRVAFHVPNELTGEGNLSLDITFESMDDFSPAAVARKVDSLNQLLEARTQLANLLTYMDGKTGAEEIIMKAIKDPALLQALASAPKPADSEPNA
- the tssA gene encoding type VI secretion system protein TssA; its protein translation is MDVPMLLAAVSATSPCGEDLEYDADFLHLERAAQGQPERSMGDSILPAEPPDWRSIQQQSLDLLARSKDLRITHFLLQSTLALEGLPGLATSLELIDGLLRDYWADLHPRLDADDDNDPTVRINALAGLASDTTIGLLREAILTRSRTFGPVSLRAALNAAGLQHFSGESLGSDHLAGALQDSDPEHLDAIRSALNAARSAAESIEKQVSEQVGSASGVDLTALKQPLRLALQVLGQHAPQGAQNAVEEHADGPSTEEPGAPAAPAPVRISGEISSREDVLRSLDRLLAYYSRHEPSSPLPVLLNRAKNLVNADFAAIVRNLIPDGMSQFENLRGPESD
- the tagH gene encoding type VI secretion system-associated FHA domain protein TagH, with amino-acid sequence MSLCLTITSYHKITPGQCPEKLMDQGMMAIGRSSDNDWVLPDPERLVSARHCVIQYKDGRYYLTDNSTNGVELVRAGIRMRRGSSEPLEDGEVIRIGDYEISARIDFSLNRPGAEPFSGDSSNSFEALMGRQAASPTPIEPISMAPVAHFQGASAQDTFPDLFDFLAPSATPPATQPDHVPAEQHDFRPPTPTAVPQPVAPPEPSAPQGGAVIPEDWDLFGSTPASPAPVPSAPPVVAPPVVAAAPIAHQASFAAEPAQPQPQPQPQPQPIAQAPVAPVVSEVELAPVVTPAPAPVAPQGDLLQAFLRGAGLDQLRIEPQQAQAQMESLGRSYRLMVEGLIDVLRARSSLKGEFRMQQTMIRPVENNPLKFAPNVDEAMLLLLRHSNQAFMAPDQAVQDSFDDLRAHQLAVMAGVEAAIKHLLGRFEPTELEARMARPGGLGNLFSGSRQAQNWQQFTALYKQISQEAQDDFQDLFGREFSRAYEEHTHRLRRS
- a CDS encoding Hcp family type VI secretion system effector; translated protein: MAVDIFIKIGDIKGESMDKAHKDEIDVLNWSWGMSQSGNMHVGGGGGAGKVNIQDLSLTKYVDKASPNLMMHCSSGKHIDKVRLTVRKAGGESQVEYMIIDLEEVLITSLSTGGSGSDDRLTENITLNFAQVMVEYQPQKADGTKDGGPIKYGWNIRSNTKR
- the tssE gene encoding type VI secretion system baseplate subunit TssE, producing MVTDIAARDRLQPSLLDRLTDDEPGNLKESPDKRVLSLSQLKASVLRDLAWLLNTTSLLEADATLHTPAGTSVVNYGLPALAGYSASSIDIPALEALIHQAIATFEPRILRSTLRVRARTAPGEMNHNALSFEIEGDLWAQPMPLRLLLQTDMDLESGHVRVVHADSRRRS